In the Corynebacterium gerontici genome, one interval contains:
- a CDS encoding phosphoglycerate kinase translates to MTTKNLQDLLQEGVEGRHVLVRSDFNVPLNDAGEITDAGRINASLPTIQALVEGGARVILMAHLGRPKGEVNPKFSLAPVAEALSEALDQYVALAGDVVGEDAHERANGLNDGDVLLLENVRFDPRETSKDEAERGEFADQLVALTAENGAFVSDGFGVVHRAQASVYDVAQRLPHYAGKLVEKEIDVLKAVVEEPKRPYTVVLGGAKVSDKLGVIQALAEKADHVIIGGGMCYTFLASKGIDVQESLLQEEQIESCKKLLETYGDKIVLPVDLVAAEKFDAQADNKVVAIDAIPEGWMSLDVGPETVETFKKVLSESKTIFWNGPMGVFEFEAFSKGTRGLAEGIIESTSNGAFSVVGGGDSAAAVRSLGLDEAGFSHISTGGGASLEFLEGKDLPGVKVLES, encoded by the coding sequence ATGACCACCAAGAATCTTCAAGATCTCCTTCAAGAAGGCGTTGAAGGTCGCCACGTCCTCGTGCGTTCCGACTTCAACGTTCCCCTGAATGATGCGGGTGAAATCACGGACGCTGGCCGCATCAATGCTTCGCTGCCCACCATTCAGGCGCTTGTTGAAGGTGGCGCCCGCGTTATCCTCATGGCACACCTCGGACGTCCCAAGGGAGAGGTAAACCCGAAGTTCTCACTGGCTCCCGTTGCTGAAGCTCTCTCTGAGGCACTCGATCAGTACGTTGCCCTTGCGGGCGACGTTGTTGGCGAAGATGCGCATGAGCGCGCGAATGGCCTGAATGATGGCGACGTGCTGCTGCTGGAGAATGTTCGCTTCGATCCTCGCGAAACCTCGAAGGACGAAGCAGAGCGTGGCGAATTTGCCGATCAACTCGTAGCTCTGACTGCCGAAAACGGCGCGTTCGTCTCCGATGGTTTTGGTGTTGTCCACCGTGCACAAGCGTCGGTGTATGACGTTGCACAGCGTCTCCCGCATTATGCGGGCAAGCTCGTGGAGAAGGAGATCGACGTTCTCAAGGCGGTCGTAGAGGAGCCAAAGCGCCCCTACACCGTGGTTCTCGGCGGTGCCAAGGTATCCGACAAGCTCGGCGTGATTCAGGCTCTCGCAGAGAAAGCGGACCACGTCATTATCGGTGGCGGAATGTGCTACACCTTCCTGGCTTCCAAGGGCATCGACGTGCAGGAATCGCTGCTTCAAGAAGAGCAGATTGAGAGCTGCAAGAAGTTGCTCGAAACCTACGGTGACAAGATTGTGCTCCCCGTCGACCTGGTAGCCGCTGAGAAGTTCGATGCTCAGGCCGACAACAAGGTGGTGGCTATTGACGCCATCCCCGAGGGTTGGATGTCGCTCGATGTCGGACCCGAGACTGTCGAAACCTTCAAGAAGGTCCTTTCAGAGTCCAAAACCATCTTCTGGAATGGTCCGATGGGCGTGTTTGAATTTGAAGCATTCTCGAAGGGCACCCGTGGCCTGGCAGAAGGCATCATTGAGTCCACCAGCAATGGCGCATTCTCTGTTGTAGGCGGTGGCGATTCCGCTGCGGCTGTGCGCTCCCTCGGCTTAGATGAAGCAGGCTTTAGCCACATTTCCACCGGCGGCGGCGCGTCCCTGGAGTTCCTTGAAGGTAAGGACCTGCCGGGCGTGAAGGTCCTCGAAAGCTAA